The following coding sequences lie in one Gadus macrocephalus chromosome 1, ASM3116895v1 genomic window:
- the LOC132465638 gene encoding bridging integrator 2-like has product MADNQKTGQNLQAGAGILAKRVQKSLNRAQEKVLQKLGKTMETKDEQFEQCSQNLSKQQADGVRLTKDVRAYFTAVKAIHESSKRLSQTLKDVYESDWNGGEDLSDIIEKEDLMWNDYEEKMSDQIVRTMENYTAQFPEVKERVGKRGRKLVDYDSARHHLEALQGAKKKDDGKMAKAEDEFNKAQNVFEELNKELREELPVLYQSRIGCYVTVFQNISNLRDVFYKEMSLLNHELYNVMKKLETQYSGKAFIIKGLNSSSSKSKKRKSIVISNPIPCNTAFPSDHVSQRPTGPDAPAPNTHTPSQEPLNWDNAAGSASKDPPSSSSSVSELDDLGSECSDTPKRQSACDGESGSERRSPDRTAAEADLPELGSSQSDDSGVGGPTPEGAGQDVAPPLPPVREAKAKAPPVPTPRTSFGAADRRSDSRGKAGAEAEKQEVEAEKQEVEAEKQEVEKQEVEAEKVEAEKQEVEAEKQEVEAEKQEVEAEKQEVEAEKQEVEAEKQEVEAEKQEVEAEKQEVEAEKVEAAKEEVEAAKEEVEAAKEEVEAEAAKVEAEAAKEEVEAEKAEAGKEELEAKKEISEKDSPQPSDSLCKGGAAASQSSSGGEGVLAQPQEDVAGPTADVPDEGVLKEVRELDAGT; this is encoded by the exons ATGGCAGACAACCAGAAGACGGGTCAGAACCTCCAGGCTGGAGCCGGGATCCTGGCCAAACGGGTCCAGAAGTCCCTGAACCGAGCTCAAGAGAAG GTCCTCCAGAAACTGGGGAAAACGATGGAGACCAAGGATGAGCAGTTTGAGCAGTGCTCCCAGAACCTCAGCAAGCAGCAG GCGGACGGTGTCAGGTTAACCAAGGATGTCCGCGCTTACTTCACAGCTGTGAAAG CAATACACGAGTCATCTAAACGTCTCTCCCAGACGCTGAAGGATGTCTATGAGTCTGATTGGAACGGCGGAGAAGACCTCTCCGACATCATTGAA AAAGAGGACTTGATGTGGAACGACTACGAGGAGAAGATGTCGGATCAGATTGTGCGCACTATGGAGAACTACACCGCGCAATTCCCCGAGGTCAAG GAACGAGTGGGGAAGCGCGGACGCAAGCTGGTGGATTACGACTCGGCGCGTCACCACCTGGAGGCGCTGCAGGGAGCCAAGAAGAAGGACGACGGCAAGATGGCCAAG GCAGAGGACGAGTTCAACAAAGCACAGAACGTTTTTGAGGAACTAAACAAAGAGCTGAGAGAGGAGCTGCCTGTTCTCTATCAGAG CCGAATAGGTTGTTACGTAACCGTCTTCCAGAATATATCGAACCTCCGGGATGTCTTCTATAAGGAAATGAGTCTG TTGAACCATGAGCTGTACAACGTGATGAAGAAACTGGAGACTCAGTATTCGGGGAAAGCCTTCATCATCAAGGGCCTGAACAG ctcCAGCTCCAAGTCCAAGAAGAGGAAGTCCATCGTCATCTCCAACCCCATCCCCTGCAACACGGCCTTCCCCAGCGACCACGTCTCCCAGCGCCCCACCGGCCCGGATGCCCcggcccccaacacacacacaccctcgcagGAACCCCTCAACTGGGACAACGCTGCCGGCTCCGCCTCCAaagaccccccctcctcctcctcctccgtgtccGAGCTGGACGACCTCGGCTCCGAGTGCTCGGACACGCCCAAGCGCCAGTCGGCGTGCGACGGGGAGAGTGGCTCGGAGAGGCGGAGCCCGGACCGCACGGCGGCAGAGGCGGATCTGCCGGAACTCGGCTCCAGCCAATCGGATGACTCCGGGGTGGGTGGACCCAcgccagagggggcggggcaggatgtggcccctcccctcccgcctGTGAGAGAAGCCAAGGCCAAGGCCCCCCCCGTTCCTACTCCCCGCACCTCCTTTGGGGCCGCAGATCGACGGTCAGACTCCCGCGGCAAGGCAGGGGCAGAGGCAGAGAAGCAAGAGGTTGAGGCAGAGAAGCAAGAGGTTGAGGCAGAGAAGCAAGAG GTTGagaagcaggaggtggaggctgaGAAGGTGGAGGCTGAGAAGCAAGAGGTGGAGGCTGAGAAGCAAGAGGTGGAGGCTGAGAAGCAAGAGGTGGAGGCTGAGAAGCAAGAGGTGGAGGCTGAGAAGCAAGAGGTGGAGGCTGAGAAGCAAGAGGTGGAGGCAGAGAAGCAAGAGGTGGAGGCAGAGAAGCAAGAGGTGGAGGCAGAGAAGGTGGAGGCAGCGAaggaagaggtagaggcagcgaaggaagaggtggaggcagcgaaggaagaggtggaggcagaggcagcgaaggtggaggcagaggcagcgaaggaagaggtggaggcagAGAAGGCAGAGGCAGGGAAGGAAGAGTTGGAGGCAAAGAAGGAAATATCAGAAAAGGACTCCCCCCAGCCCTCAGACTCCCTTTGCAAG GGGGGGGCAGCAGCGAGTCAGTCGAGTTCAGGAGGAGAAGGCGTGCTTGCGCAGCCGCAGGAGGACGTGGCCGGGCCAACCGCCGACGTTCCAGAT GAAGGCGTGCTTAAGGAGGTCAGAGAGCTGGATGCAGGGACGTAG